In Pseudomonadota bacterium, the DNA window CGCGTTTTGTCACCATTGCCGCGCTAAAGGATCACCGCCTTTGCTTTCCCCGCATTTCCCGCACATGGGGCGGCGGCGGTGTTGCCGGTATTCTTGCCCATGCCGGGGCGACCTGTTTCGGCGTTGTTTATTATCTGACGGAGGATGATCTTGCCGCGATGGACGGTTATGAAGGCCATCCGCATGATTATTTCCGCGCAGAAATCAATGTCGCGCCGCCCGAAGGCGAGTCCTTTGCCTGCTGGTCCTATTTTGCCAACCCGCAGGAGGGCGCACCGTTCCTGCCTGTCGCCGCCTATCTTGCGCGTATGGTCAGTGGCGCAGAGGCGCATGGTCTGCCGCAGGAATATATTGATGCATTAAAAGCGCAAAAAATACTGGCAAAGCATGAGGAAGTTTGATATATCTATTCCGCTTTTGTGAAGGATGGCGGGGTAGCTCAGCTGGTTAGAGCAGAGGAATCATAATCCTTGTGTCGGGGGTTCAAATCCCTCCCTCGCTACCATCACCAAGCAAAAAGGCCCCTTGAATGGGGCCTTTTTGCTTGGTGATCACTGAAGTCTTGCCGAAAGACAGCGGATTTACAATCCGCGCCTCTTGAGGCTTAGACGCAAGTGCGCAAATAAAAAGAAAGCCCCTAAACGGGGCTTTTTTCTTTGGAGTGGGTTAAGACATAATCTTAAACCAAGTCTTGACAGCTAGGTTGAGCCGATCTTGTTCTAATTCATCCGTAGCTGTGCAATGGGCAATAGGTCCTCGTAACAAGTTGAGCTGGTTTGTAACATTGCTAACGGCTGTTTTTGACTGAAAGATAGGGTCAAACAAGTCCCAGTTATCGGTTATTAACTGTGCCAGTTCTCCAAATGTCGTGTAATCTATCAAGTTATCAGAGCGCGGAGTAATCCCGCTATCAATCTCTTTTTTGCGACTAGCGTTGGCTTTCTTTCTTATTCGGTCATCATCGACACGCTCGCTATCCCACCAGTCGGCTCCTTCAGCTTCTATCATTACATCGGCAACGAGTTTTCTTATTGAGTTCTCTAAGCAATAAAAAACTTCGTAAAACTCTGACATTCTTGCAGCTTCTTTGCGAAGATCCGCCTCAAATTGTTCATATTCCGAGAATTTTCTGCTTTTAGACTTCGTTTTTACGTGCCCGAGAGAAATATCATACTTTTTTTCAATGTTTCTTAGGCCGGTTGTGATTTGCAACCCAGACATACCTAAAGCTCGTATTAATCCATCAGGTCTTTTAGGCATCTTCTGCACTCAATAAATTTTCTTTTAGGCTTTTGAAAATAGCGTCAAAAACTGCAGGGTCAGAAGTTGCAGGTAAGTTTAAATTGATAGTGTAGCCAAGATTTAAGCCAATAGAAGGAGACGGTTGCGAATTTTTTGCGTTGTGATTACTTTTATCATCCTCCATGTTTGGGGGATTGTTGTCAATTTTCGCGATGTGATTGTTTTCTTCATCACTAAAATCAGAGAAACTTTTTAAATGTTGAATGCAACTGACTATCAATTTTACAGGGTTTGAGTCGTGGGCATGACCAGTTTCTTCAACAACTAAACCTATTAGCTCTTCATCGTTCAGTTCGTGCATATACTCATTTCGCACATACAGAGGAGCATAGGCATCTTTAATGCATTGCGCTATAGCTTTGCCAGAGGATGTTGGGTTGCGAAATTTTCGATAGGTTTCATTAGGCGTACCGTCAGAATTTACTAAACTGATTTTCTTTAAAAAAGAGTTGATTTGATCGCCAGAACCTCCTGGTATTTTTAGAATTGTTTTTACGAAATCTAGGGTGACACGCTCAGGCACCCCTGCTTTCTTGATACCGTTTAAAGCTTTATCAATATTACCAGGAGATGTGATGTATGGTAAAGTTGCCATAGAAAGTCCTTTTTGGAAATTGTACTAGTAATTTTATAATATAAAAAAATACTACTTCATTTTAAACGAGCAAACCAGCGTCGAATTGATCACTTTCGGTGTCGGGCGGGTTTCGCGTTCGACCCGCATATTGAATTCTTCCAGCAGGGACGGCTTCACCGGATCATACAGCAGCGCATGCAGCCCTTCGGCTGAGCGCAGCGCAACCTCCGGCTCGTCATGTGCGGTGCTGCGGATTTGTTTCAGAACCTCTTTCTTGTCCGCGACAAGGCTTGCCACCATCACCAGCGCGGTATCACGGTAATCATATGCGCTGCCCGAGCTTTGCGTGAAATGCAGCTTGTCACTCATGCCGAGTTTTTCAGCCAGCGCTTCGCCGCGTTTGACGGCGGCTTCATCCATATCAAGGCAGGTAATTTTCATGCCCGTTTTCTGCGCCATGATAATGGCGGTCAGGGGCAGGGGACCGCTGCCGATAAACACGATTTCCTTATCCGGGTGTTTGCTGATGGAGACCTTTTCCAGCTCAAGATCGACAAGGTCAAGATAATTCTGCAAATACCAGAATTCATTGAGATTTTCTTCTTGAAAGTCGGGATTTTTCAGGAATTTGTCAGAGAAATAAAGCTCCATCGCATATTCGGCTTCCGAGAGTTCCGCCAGCATGGCGCGGCGCACGGCGCGGATTTGCGGATTATCCAGCACCTGCTTTTTCTCGGAGTCAGAGAAATGTTCTTCGGCCAGCACGATGTTTTCCACCAGCGCGGACAGCGTTTCGGTAATCAGGGGATTGGTCGGGGAACGGTCACTGGCAGTTTTCAAGACCTCATGCGCGTAGAGTACCTGGGAAATCAACTCCTCTGCACAAATCTGCCGCACGATCTGAGGCTGTGCTGCCATTTTTCCCCTCCGGTCTTATCGTTGTGTGTAAAAGCTATGTTAATAATTATATTTCATATGTCAATAAAGTTTTTACAGATCACGCTATTTTGCCGCGATTTCCTTGAAAATATTTGACATAATGTTAATTAACTGTTAATATAACCGCTGTAATAACGGCAGGCAATAAGAGGTAAAAAACGTGATGATTGGGGGACCGCTACCACCGTCGGAACTTCCCGAGGACCCGCAACTGCGGGCAGAGGTGGAGATTGCGCGTCCCACACCGGAAGAAATTCAACAGCAATTCATCGATGCGGTCAAAAACCGTGACTATGATGCAATCTCCGCTACATTGGCACAGGGCGCGGATATTGACGCGGAAATAATCGACCGACAATATCGCGGTTACCGCAGCCACGGCAGCTCTTACTATACACGCACATATACATCGCCGCTTTTCTATGCGCTGGAGAAACAGGACGGGCAATTGCTGGATTTTCTGGTTGCACATGGCGTAGATGTCAATCGTGTTGATGAGAATAAAACCGCCGCACTAACCCATGCGGTTTACAAGGAAATAAAAGGCTTGGTGAAAACAATCGCCACCGCCCCGGGATTTGACCCGAAAACGGCGGCGAACAAGGCGGCACTGCAAGCTGCGGAAAACATAAAGCATAACGGCCCCGCACAAAAAGAGCTGTATAAATACGCCAAAAGCATTTTCGCCGATCCGTGGCAGCTGGTTGATGATGACATCATCAGCCGCGTTAGCTTTGACAAAGACGGTATGCTGGAGGTCACCGACCAGTTCAATTTCAAAGCGGGGGAACGTGTCCGCCATATCCGCGATTTTGAATTCGGCAGTATTCAGACAACATCCTGCTTTTTCGCTGATATGCCTGCCAATATGCGCGCGCAGTTGAAAGAAGCTTGGGATGAATTAAAAGCCGCAGGCGGCGGCAAGAATGCCGACCCGCAAAGCATGAATAGCGTGCGCTTGCGTCAGGTCACCCGCCGCGTTTCGCAAACACAGTAAAAAGGTAGAGATTGATGTCAATCAGTGCAAAAGAGATGGGAGAATTGCTGGAAAATATAGATTACGCAGCCATTGAGCGCGCTCTTCTCCAAGGCACAGATGCAAATCTGCACATCAAAGACCCTTACCGCACGAGCGGAACCCTGTTATATCTCGCGGTATATAGGCAGGATCCGACACTGGCGGATATCGCCTTGCGTCATGGCGGCGATCCCAATCTGGGAAGCGAGAATTCATCGCCATTATACAAGGCCGTCCATGAAGGTTATTTCAGTTTTTGCCGTCAGATCACCGAGGCCGAAGACTTTGACCCGACCACGCCTCTGAACCGTAAAGCCTGGGTATTGGCGGAACGCTATCAAAATGAAAGCCCGCGCCATGCGCAAATCTACCGCCTGCTACAGAATGTCTTTGATACGGCGAATGGCTGGAAAAAAATGGATGACAGTTCTATCCAGCACATTTCCCGCACACCGGACCAGATGATCGAAGTTACGACAATTTTCAATTTCCGTGCCGCAAAAATGAAGGAAATCACGCGCGATTACGCCACCGGACGCAGCGATGTCGAAAGCACCTATTTCGCCGATCTGCCGCAAAATGCCCGCGAACAGGTTGTCGAAGCTTTGACGGAATTGCAGAAACAGGATGGCGGTCAGGATGTTGACCCGCGCAGCCTGTCGGGTGTACGTCATATCCAGCGCAGCCGCGGGAAACAGGTGCAGACAAAATCATGAGCAAAAAAGACGATAAAAATTGGCAGAAAGAATTCCGCAAGGCGCTGAAAGCGAAAGATTGCGCCGCGCTGGATATCGCGCTGCAAAACGGCGCAAACCCGAATGCCAAAGTCACGATTGACGGCGACCAATACGGTTCGGCACTGTGGTATGCGCTGGTCGAAGAGGAGCTGGGGCTGGTCAAAACCCTGCTGAAATATGATCTGAACCCGAATAAGAAGGATGAGGATTACAGCTGCCTGCCGCTGCAATATGCCGTGGATGAAGATTTGATGGATGCGGCGCTGGCCATCGCACAGCATGAAAGACTGGCGCTGTTTTCCGAAGATACGCAAGAGGTCTACGAAGAATCCGAAAACAACCGCGATGATGATGCGGAATATGAGGCGCTGTACCGCTGCCTGAAAGCACGGATCGAAACCGCTGACGGACCGTGGCGCAAAATCTCCAATGACAGCGTGCAATATACGGAATTCGCCAGCGCGGGCATGGTTGAAATCACAGATGTTTTCAATTTCCGCAGCGGCAAACAGACGCATATCATCCGTGATTTTGAGACGGAAACAACGACCTCCACGGATTGCTATTTCGATGATGCGCCGCGCGCCGCGCAAAAGATTATCAGCGAGGCCTTCGCCGCATTGCAAAAGGCGGGTGGCGCCAAAGAGCTGGAGCCGCATCAATTCGCGGGTATGCGCTATGTTTCACGCCGTACTGTGAAAAGGGGGTAATCATGGCAATTGATTTAGGTTTTGACGATCATTGGGATCCGCCGCCGCCGACGCCCGCACCTGCTCCTGAAAAAAAAGAGGAGAAAAAGCCCGACTGGCAGGCGCTTTTCGTTAAGGCGCTAAAGAAAACGGATTATGACGGCGTCAAAGAGGCGCTGTCCAATGGCGCAGATCCGGAGGTGAAAATCCGTGTTCCGCGCGGCTATGATTATTCCGACCTCACCTATCAAACGGCGATGTTTTTTGCGCTAAACCATATCAAGGACACCCGTATGATGGATATTCTTGTCGCGGGCGGTGTGGATGTGAATGCCGTTGACGGCAACAAAAAATCGCTTTTGCGGGCGGCTGTCGGCAATAATTATGCCGTATTGGCGCTGCATGTGGCGAAATATGACGGTGTGGATTTTACTTCCGCCGGCGC includes these proteins:
- a CDS encoding ankyrin repeat domain-containing protein — encoded protein: MIGGPLPPSELPEDPQLRAEVEIARPTPEEIQQQFIDAVKNRDYDAISATLAQGADIDAEIIDRQYRGYRSHGSSYYTRTYTSPLFYALEKQDGQLLDFLVAHGVDVNRVDENKTAALTHAVYKEIKGLVKTIATAPGFDPKTAANKAALQAAENIKHNGPAQKELYKYAKSIFADPWQLVDDDIISRVSFDKDGMLEVTDQFNFKAGERVRHIRDFEFGSIQTTSCFFADMPANMRAQLKEAWDELKAAGGGKNADPQSMNSVRLRQVTRRVSQTQ
- a CDS encoding gamma-glutamylcyclotransferase — translated: MPLYFAYGSNLCPQQMQKRCADARFVTIAALKDHRLCFPRISRTWGGGGVAGILAHAGATCFGVVYYLTEDDLAAMDGYEGHPHDYFRAEINVAPPEGESFACWSYFANPQEGAPFLPVAAYLARMVSGAEAHGLPQEYIDALKAQKILAKHEEV
- a CDS encoding DUF5343 domain-containing protein, with the translated sequence MATLPYITSPGNIDKALNGIKKAGVPERVTLDFVKTILKIPGGSGDQINSFLKKISLVNSDGTPNETYRKFRNPTSSGKAIAQCIKDAYAPLYVRNEYMHELNDEELIGLVVEETGHAHDSNPVKLIVSCIQHLKSFSDFSDEENNHIAKIDNNPPNMEDDKSNHNAKNSQPSPSIGLNLGYTINLNLPATSDPAVFDAIFKSLKENLLSAEDA